The Sparus aurata chromosome 10, fSpaAur1.1, whole genome shotgun sequence genome includes the window acatgatgcaagtcgccactagatggcattgttgtctttcaaggcacatgtatcctgtctgaataacctctgagtaattccattcaattccagtaagtcagccgcatattcatcagattttattgaaacttcaaaaggtggcagcacgcacttcttggaataaaaactagcaaacaaagcagaacttagatcaaaagcttgacactgatagacagccataaatacattgttgaaagaaggcaagtgaagcattattctacactcatttatgtgcagtaatgacaaacatagtcagatgtacatggcatttgcaggtagttttgtctacattgcacgttacaacagggcatatttgaagggtaatgggtagagccacataatggataagtgagtggtagtgagccacagcacacaattttcaaataagccaatttgctaagaatgccatttgcgtgttgtgtctaccctgtcaatgtggcacacaacaaaatgtgtgtagttgtgattctgcccaacttttccacgatgaacgaagtggcttcccctgcgatatgaaacaactgagtgagttctgtggttaaacacagctactgcaggacgctggtcaaacctggtcacttgactgctgtccctttccaaaaggaagaatcacatctggctgcactccactacctatctaaatctgtggcattccacttccatcctcccctatgatgcgctgccttcctgccttcacggtgacaacagaaggcagtgtcttagctgcgccggtggtcgagtggttggagtgcatgccacatacgcagtgggcccaggttcgaatttagggcggaggaagtttactgcaagccacaacccccccctctctgtcccacttccaatctattccctgcaaaaacacagatgtccatgcctgaattccagacaaaggcaaacagaaggccgtaacacttcacacaacataacagtgcggaatcgattgtcaaaacgtacccgattactaaatgttttagaattcattcacctgcagtccatttgggtttctgtggattgcaggaagttgttctgacttcacctgaaagcgcttaatactggcaggggcaagccaccacgttacaaacacacgttgggagaagaggctgatattcaacCCCCGCGCGCactgtcccaaacgcaggcggttgtcacctccgtgaacaacgatcaagCAATGTGGCTTAAGGCGGAGCGAGTCtggacggcagcacgccccgacgcgcgcggactgcgagggcccgttcatcactgcttgcagttttaattataattattattacagTCAGAGCACGGAAATGTTTTTTCATCCATGTGAATCCTGATGTGTTGGATAACATGTTGCTGACGggtaaatcttttaccacattcaccacaactatacggtttctctcctgtgtgaatctttgtgtgtctgataagattttgcttttggatgaatcttttaccacattcaagACAACTATACGGTTTCTCTCCCGTGTGAATCCTCGTGTGTCTGTTAAGACTTTGCTGTTGactgaatcttttaccacattcaccacaactatacggtttctctcctgtgtgaatcctcGTGTGGctgataagattttgctgtgTGCTGAATCTTTGACCACATTCTtcacaactaaatggtttctctcctgtgtgaatcctcGTATAAATCCTCAGTTTTGAGATTTTGCTAGATCTTTCACCACAGTCAGAGGAAGTAAACTGTTCCTTGCCAGTACAACATCCTACACCACTTACAGGgacttcaatgtttttctgaaaGTTTAAACTTGACTGAAGTTCTTTGGTCTCACTCCAAACATCATAATTAACTTCAGCCTGAGgctcaggagagtcttcagcctgaggttcaggagagtcttcagcctgaggttcaggagagtcttcagcctcaggttcaggacagtcttcagcctgaggttcaggaAAGTCTCCTGTCATGTTTTCAGTCCCTGATTGTAAATGTCTTTCTGGAAATGAgttcctggctggttctggtccaccacagtcctgtccgtcagcttctgtttccatctgttcagtttgtctttgatgaagctgagaggactgaggtttctcttcatcatcatcttcatgctTCACAGGAACAAGGGTGAATGTGAACTCAGTGATATCAGCTTCCTCCTGATTAGTCCACAGTTCCTCCTGCtcatctttaatgtgtgggggctccgggtcctgctggtccagactggagctccactcctgctgctcgggagaaacctttttctgaccaaacaacagctgctggCCATCTGCAGGACACAGAAGACAAAAGGACCAATGTTAAGCCGACAGGAAAAAGTTCAAATCAGGTTGATATTTAGCCAAATACTGGAGCGGACAGGTAACCCCACATTGTTTCTCTGAACATCATGAGAAATGAGAAATCGTAATGAATtcaaacagtgtgaaagtgaaatattgtgttGGAAATTTAATTCTGAAAATTCTACATTTGTcttggttaaaaaaataaaataaaatcaacaacaatacaATCATAAGTTACCTGTTGATTTAAAGTTCTTACTTGTAGTTTTCTGCACCTACATTTGGACGCTTCATGCTCCTTGAcaacctccattttttttttaattaacacagATACATACACATACGTCCCTTTTACCCAACACAAACATATTCCAAATAATGATAACactataaaaaaggaaaaataaacacaaaaaacaaacaaacaaaaaacaaaacagaaagcaaaacaaaagctgacaaACTTCATCAGCAAACTCAAAAGAAATGTAGAGAGGACAAAAACATGTATATCACAACGACATCAAATAATTTTCCATCGGAGCCCAAATTTCAACATAACCCACATCATTATTTTCCAGACTAAAGGCTACTTTCTCGAAATTCACTGCCTCCATTGCCTCGGTGACCCACTCCCTCTCCGATGGAGTTTTGGCACAGATCCACTTATTGATGATCACCTTTTTTGTGATCATGCATAAAGAGAGGAACACTTTCTTGTCTTTTGGTGGAACTTTATTAAATTTATGTAGGTCTCCTAATATACATGACTCTGGTGTTGGTGGAATAGTTATGTTAATGTGGTTCATAGCGTGCACCCAgccagagtctgcagcttccaGTGATGCTAACAGTTGCCCAGTTCTCAGCTGCGtagcatctgtccatctgtctccactgagtggcagcttcttaacaggtgtgttaaaaacaataaatctgtCTTGCCACATTAATGTGAatccaaaacaaagagattccTCTATGATTTgacaacaataaataaatcagaagGACACCAAAATAACACCATCATAATGCCACCTTGTGAAAAGTCTGAATTCATGCTACCTGAGGCTGGAAATTAGCCTCCAGGAGGGACAGTAGAGACTGTTGAGCCCTGATTTTCACTGAGACTTGGCTGAACTCAACCGTCCCGGACACCATTTACATGGAGGGGCTCACATCGTTCTGGGCGGTGAGGAGCTGCACTCTCAGGGGTAAAACTCAGGCTGGTGGAgtgaatatacataaataactaCTGGTACAAATCCCTAAATAGTCTATAGTCACTGGTCTCCTACATTAAATACCTGACTGTTATATGTCGCTCTCTCTACATACCCAGGGAAtgtactgtgatgtcatcatggcagTATACATTTCCCCAGTGAAGATATTGAGGAGGTCTTGAACACTCAGTACTGCTCCATCAGTGAGCTACAGTCCACACATCCTGTTGGAGAGGTCTCTGTTGCTGCAGACTTCAACCAGGCCAACATGAAGAAGGTTTTCCCTGGTTATCACCAACATGAGGACTCTGTGACTCGGGGAGTTTACACACTACACCATCAGTACACTAACATCAAGGGGGCTTTTAAAGCAGTCCGCCGCCCCACCTGGGCTCCTCTGACTGGGCATAAGTGTgttgcaggactgctttgaatGTTCTGTCTGCTTTATGTTTAAAGTTACAGCCACTGACCAGCAAACAGTCACTGTGGAGCAGAATGCAGAAGCTGTAActggatacaaacacaaacgcaTAGAGGATGTCTGATATGATCCAAATATCAATAATATCGATACCAATGTTGGTGTCGATATTGATCGATACCAGTGTAATGAGATTGATACTTTagtttcagtttctctcctgtatgCACTGCAGCAGTTTCATCAAAGTGGCGACCCGGCCGTCtctggctgtgtccaaattcaggggcagcatccttcggaTTGCATATTTGAAGCGCAGTTACGTCCCTAAGCCgcgcgaagcctgtccaaattcaaagtgtgctccaaatgctccccacaaatgcctccttcttttgcctgttcctggaggacacaccgctactatccttcgcggctacaaattgcccaagattcattgcgcgcctacagcaaagaaataaataaataaataatggcgacctcaagcgAAGCAGATCTCTCATTtgaatgtaagtattgggtttatactcagtttttagtcatttgagcATCAGTTAAAATatgttggtaatgctcagcttaatgccttttactttcaaccattagacgttcagaggaTGACTGATATCTTATAacgtattgtgactgtggagatgttatagactcaTTTTACtttatgtacataaatggaccaggATGAACAGATTTCGTTCAGGCTGTGATCtgtgtaaagtctagttaaacgttggaataaagagctatgtttatgattattatccttatgatgattatatttttttgctgtattagaactcttatgtctgtttcacatttcattgtgtttaagggagcaaacagagaagcttcatcactgtctgaggtcagaacaacatttgttcacagggcgaaacattccgccgACTGGGTGGGAGTAAGgcaattatatataataataaataataaatagccgatttgtcagtcctgatgtcactttttgtaaatctctTGCCTcgaggaggatggaggacatgaggctgcagagaggatggagaggctcttctctgctccagaggacaatccttacattatttctgttatttagttaatttatgagttatttttaaattatttgttcataattgttcattttatataattcatgaaataaaatattgttctattgttacacgttgtctgtaacagtatttacagcttaagtacaatttataacagcaaacagcatcgagtgctacttttcagggacaacaagggattgaatgttttctcttattattaaggtcttaacatttacaactatttacaaaattacagcataaataactatttagaGATTATTGTTCACTTTTAttcaggaggattaaaaaggaaatcaggaattcctgaagctcaaacagatctgacagtcaaactttacttcttgtcactttcgcagaacttacctcaccagaaatagtgaggtgcgggtaggggcgggaacatctggtgacgcaaccaggaaatgctgcgaagggtagaccgtccaatttcacaacaggctgacgctgccttcaggtctctctgaagaaccctgcctttgctggtccttgaaggatgctgcccctgaatttggacacagcctgtGTACTCTACTTTCAAGTGCTGCGCCTCAGAGCACACAACAGCACActtagctcctcctcctccctcttgtGATTGGATGTTGTACGTGACTCAGCAGCGCCACACAAACAAGCAAGCAGCTCAGCCAGCACCATACAAGCAACACAGAGACGGAGCCGAAGAATGTCAGAGAGGAAGACGAGCGCTGTGGTTACATCTTCAGGCTGAATGTGTTACCACCTGGCTCAAGGATGGCAACAAGAAGGGAGgccacacacagacatcttaaccaaaaagtagtttatttaaCTCAAACCATCCTGACCAGGATCCCCACAATTAGACTACCACAACCCAAGCCCTCTCAATAGCCAACAGAATAACTAAATAACTTAAACCCTCTGGTTTACCCTATGCCAAAAGAAACCCAAATGTTTTACAACCTGCAGGACACCACACCCTGTCCATAGAGGGCACCAACTCAGCAACCATGGTACCTAGGAAGCAGATTAAGAGGAGATGACACCAAAACGAACTGAAAGAGACCatacaggaagaaaaacaaacaacttagGACATTCCTCGTGACATGGCACCTGCAACTGTATTTTCAGTTCCCTTTACATGGCGTACATCCAAATGGAAAGGCTATAGGAAAAGACACCAACGCATCAGAGGTTTGGATTTTGAAGTGAGTAGAGAAAGGTCAGAGGATTATGATCTGTGTAGACCACTAAAGCACTTGCTCCACTGCCCACATAAACCTCAAAATGTCTCAGTGCCCAGATGAGTGCCAGTGCCTCTTTTTCAATGATGGAATAGTTCAACTGATGTATGTTGAatttttggaaaagaaactcACCGGACAGTCAACACCATGGTCATTAGTCTACATGAGGACAGCCCCCGCTCCCACCTTGCTAGCATCCACATACAATGAGAAAGGCTTTTCCATCTGCGGAGCTGCTAGGACAGGGACAGAGCACAACATAGACTTAACAGACTAAAAAGCTTCTTGACAGGTACGAGACCACTCAAACTTCACTTTTGGACTAAGAAGGGAAGTTAGGGGAGCAACCACTGTGGAGACGTTCTTACAAAATCCACGATAATACCCCACCATACACAGAAAACGGGACAGGTCTTTCTTGGTGGCAGGAACAGGAAATTTGTCAACTGCCAACACCTTAGCCCTTACTAGACGCACTTGCCCATGGCCAACGACCTTACCCAAGTAGGTTACTGTTGCCTTAGCAAACTCACACTTTGCCAAGTTAACAGTCAAAGAAGCCAGAGCCAGTCGGTCAAACAAAGCTTGAATTCGCTGTAGATGATCCTCCCAAGTGTCGCTAGAAACCACAACGTTGTCGAAATACACAGCACAGCCCACCAGACCCGACACCACCTTATTCATCAGGCGCTGAAATGTGGCTGGGGCATTAAGCAACCCGAATGGCATTACTGTGCACGAGTACAACCCACTGGGTGTAATGAAGGAGGCAATCTCCCTAGCTCTAGGTGTCAGTGGAACCTGCCAGTAACTTTTAAGCAAGTCAAACTTGCTGACAAATTTGGCAGACCCAACCTGATCCACACAATCCTCCATACGAGGAAGTGGAAAAGAATCAGGTTTGGTCAGTTTATTTACCTTACGCAGGTCTGTGCAGGGTCTAAATGTACCATCGGACTTCTTTACCAGCAAACAAGGGGAggacaaactagatgcacatgGCTCAGCAATGTTATTTTCCAACATGTATTTGACTTCTGCCTctaaatgttcatgtttgacCAGTGACATACGATAAAACCGCTGTCTGACTGGTTGAGCATCTCCCACATCAATATCATGCTCGATGAGATGAGTATGAGATGGGGTATCTGCAAAGAGGCAGGGGTAACATTTAACTAGCTTTACTAACTCTGATCGTCTTGGTTCAGACAAATGGGTCAACATTTCGTTCAGACTCGCAAGAGACTCAGAGTTTTTAAGTCGACCTCTCAACATGCCATCATCCGGTGTACACAGTTCTTCCTCTGCTTCTACTGCCGGATCAGAATGTACACGTACCTGACCCACTGGAACTGCTACAGCAACACAAGAAGGCAATGACTCAAGTCCTGTCACTGAAGACCGAGCAAAGTATGGTTTAAGCAGGTTAACATGACACAACTGCACTGATTTCTTCCAGTCAGGGGTTGAGATTAAGTAATTTAAGTCAGACACCTTTTTAGTCACCATATAAGGGCCACAAAACTTAGCCTGGAATGGAGATCCCACTAGAGGCCAAAGCGCCAGAACTTGATCACCAGGACTAAATTCCCGACTTTCGGCACGCCGATCATGGAGAcgtttcattttgtgttgagCTGCCTTTAGGTTTTCTTTTGCCAGCTTGTTGGCCTGAATCAAACGGTGTCTAAAACCATTGACATAATctatcaagttttgtggagcCTCTTTTGATTTCTAGTCACTGTGTAAGGAGGTCAAAAACCCACGCACAGTGTGACCAAACACTAAGTCATTTGGGCTAAAACCCAGACTCTCCTGAGACACCTCCCTAGCTGATAACATAAGCCATGATAACCCTTCTTCCCAATCACGATCCAACGGAACAGAAGGAGGGACTTTAAGGTTTGATGGAACCTTTCTAAAGCTCTCTGACTCTGAGCATGATAAGCACTGGACTGTGAATGTCTGATGTTTAACTGCTGCAACACTTCTGCAAACAACTTTGATGTGAAATAAGACCCTTGATCAGACTGTATAACCTTAGGAATACCAAAGGTAGACATGAATTGTGTCAAAGCCTTCACAACAGATTTGGTGGTTATATTTCTGAGGGGAAAGGCTGCAGGATAGCGTGTAGCTTGACACATCACAGTTAGCAAAAAGTTACTACCTGACTTGGAGCATGGCAGGGGACCAACACAATCGACAATCAAATGTTCAAATGGGTGTTCAGCAGCAGGAATAGGATACAATGGAGCAGGCTTAATTACCTGATTTGGTTTTCCAGTCAGTTGGCAAATGTGACAAGGCTTGATAAAGGCAGAGATGCTTTTTTTAACCGAGGCCAGTAAAAATGTCTCAGAACTCGATCATAGGTTTTTCTTACACCTAGTTGACCTGACACACCATCATGAGCGATCTGTAATACTGTGGGTCTTCGCTTAACTGGTAGAACAACCTGCACTATTTCATCCCCCACAAAACACTCCCTGTGAGGAACCCATTTTCTTACCAAAAGCCCATCTGAGAGAAAATAACCACAGGCTGCACTCTCCACTTCATGATCAGGGAGTACCTggcaaaacaaaacctgaagtGTAGGATCATCCTTTTGTTCTTGAATGAGGTCACTGCAAGACACAGGCAAATGATAAGCAGGGAAAGGAAACACTGGTTTTCTCTTCCTATCCAAGTTCTCAACAGCAGAGCCACTATTGACAGAGCTCATAGCTCGTGTCACTGCACAGGTGGGAAGAACTGTAGAGGTGGCTGTGAGAGACTCCCTACGTACTACTTGAGAAGATGGCTTAACACTCCGATCACAAACCAGGTCATTTCCCAGGATGACCTGCACTCCCCCCATAGGCAATGAAGGACGCACCCCAATGACCACGACACCCTGTAACAGATCTGAAATTAAAGTCAAACGATGTTGTGGAGCAGAAAAAACTGCCACATGGTTTTGTAGCAAATGCACCCGACTTCCACTTTTTTTCCAACACTTGACACTCATTCCATTCTTTTCCAAAACAATAATTGCAGACACGATAAGGGTCCAGCTTCGCCTGTAACCCCTGGCCAACTTTACTTGCAAACCTGTCAGTCCTGTCAGACAACCACTTACTGGTGTGAGCCGACGCCATATTCTCTCTATAAGTATGGTTTCCCTGGCCACGGTTCTCACCAGTAAAACATTTGTGGGTCAAAACAAACTCATCCGCCAACTTGGCAGCATCTGAAATCGTCATCACCTTCTGTTCATTTAAGTATGTCACAACATGATCAGAGTAAGTATTCTTGAACTGCTCAAGCAAGATTAGCTCCTGCAGATCCTCCAATGTCTCTACCTGAGAAGCAGCACACCAGCGGTTAAAATGATTGACTAAATCACGAGAAAACTCAGTGTgagtctgtctccctctcctgaATTGTCTGAACTGTTGATGGTACGCTTCTGGTACCAACTCATAtgctctgagaacagctgtttTAACCAATTCATATTTAACACTATCAGCAACACTCAAGGCTGAGTAAGCTTCTTGGGCTTTTCCAGTGAGGATACATTGAAGCAGCAAGGTACGCTCAGCATCAGACCAATGTTGTGCCTCAGCTAGCCGCtcaaacagcacaaaaaaaatatccgGGTCCTGCTCATTAAATTTAGGAACTAGCCGTAGGTTAACAGTTACATCAAATGAATGAGTTGGAGGGACATGTGACACTGCAACTCCAGCTGTTGACGACTCAGGCTGCAGCTTGCCCGCACTCATGAGCTCGAACTTGTAGCGCTGCAACTCCATCTGCTTATTTGCCTGCACATGAGCTAGTTCAACTTCCCGAAGACGGGCCTCCTGTCTCAGTTTTTCCAcctccaaaaaatgttttctgttcatGTTGTAATTGTAATAGAAGAAGCTGCTTTTGCTGCTCAAAAGTCAGTCCAACTCCAAACCCAGCCACACTAAGCACTCTACCTGACCCACTTACAACAGGTGAGGCTTTATCAGCAGAATCAGTCACACTTACAGGTGCACCATCCCCAAGAACAGACAAAATCCCACTTTCAACCAATTTGTCCTTTAATACGTCAACAGTTCCTCTTTACTCAACTTCTTTGGAAGCTCCACATTATAGAAGTCAGCCACTTTCAACAGCTGATCTTTCTTATAACAATTGAGCAATTCCTCACTTGGAGTCTGCACAAAATCCTCAGTAGACTCCATCTCCCCCCAAAATCAAGAGACACAATTacctagcaaaaaaaaaaatcctcctgtCGACCAGACAGACTAGACACCCACCAAAAATTTTCCAAACAGTGACAGCCCACATGGCAACCAGCTGCTTCAAATATGGAACCTCATTCCTCTGGCTAACTGCCTAACCAATACTAGCTGACTCACCTAACCCTAGTCTTAATGCAGGTCTGTGGTAGGATAATTAAGCACAAAGCCCAGCAACCCGGTTAATCTCCAGCATGCTGAAAATCACCTAGGCAGTCCTGGAAGTGCACCTGAGCAACTGCTCTAGCCACTTGCTGCACAGaaataacaaactaaaacaaaaaaagggtcAATGGAGACAGCAAGTACCCCACATTGCTTAACCTGTCAGGAAT containing:
- the LOC115590000 gene encoding zinc finger protein GLI4-like, with the protein product MSKVQILRSMVKQRLTAAAEEICALFERTIAEYEEELCRSTEQNQRLRNLLDSALTPQLRSHRADGQQLLFGQKKVSPEQQEWSSSLDQQDPEPPHIKDEQEELWTNQEEADITEFTFTLVPVKHEDDDEEKPQSSQLHQRQTEQMETEADGQDCGGPEPARNSFPERHLQSGTENMTGDFPEPQAEDCPEPEAEDSPEPQAEDSPEPQAEDSPEPQAEVNYDVWSETKELQSSLNFQKNIEVPVSGVGCCTGKEQFTSSDCGERSSKISKLRIYTRIHTGEKPFSCEECGQRFSTQQNLISHTRIHTGEKPYSCGECGKRFSQQQSLNRHTRIHTGEKPYSCLECGKRFIQKQNLIRHTKIHTGEKPYSCGECGKRFTRQQHVIQHIRIHMDEKTFPCSDCNNNYN